In the Corynebacterium anserum genome, AAACTTCGACCGTACGGGAGCGAAAGAAGCCATCGAAGACCGCGGTGGCAAGGCAACCGGCAGCGTGTCTAAGAAAACTGATTTTCTCGTCGCTGGTGACAAGGCAGGATCCAAGCTAACGAAGGCTATGGATCTCGGTGTGCCGGTGTTGAACGAGGAAGGCTTCCAACGGCTTCTCGCACACGGTGCAGCTGCTGTTCGCTAGGTGAGCGATGCCTTCCCGGTTGCTGGTTCTACGCCGGGATTGATCTAGCTGATCCGGCAGGCTTTCACCCCGACAAGGGGTCCAAGCCGGTGGCGGTTATTTGCTACTAGGCGGTAGATCGCAGCGAACAAAGGCGACAACGGGGGACACGTCAACACATAGCCTGCAGCCTTTAACGGTGGAGAGGCGCCGTAATCAATGAGACAGTGCCCGATCGCTCTATGCCCCAGCATGATTACCCGCTCAGCGTCTCGAGTTGTCACCACGCCAGTATTCGCATTGGCATCGACGTGGTCATCTACCGAACGCACGTACACCGCGTACTTGCTTATGTGCTGAGCTACGTCGGGTGGCGTACG is a window encoding:
- a CDS encoding DCC1-like thiol-disulfide oxidoreductase family protein → MSRDELVKDMPCGMLKTMYSVTSTFFFDGDCGLCQWSAEKLDALTEDELAVKPAWAGEHSRTPPDVAQHISKYAVYVRSVDDHVDANANTGVVTTRDAERVIMLGHRAIGHCLIDYGASPPLKAAGYVLTCPPLSPLFAAIYRLVANNRHRLGPLVGVKACRIS